Proteins encoded within one genomic window of Tidjanibacter massiliensis:
- a CDS encoding VWA domain-containing protein: MLKFAVPDYLYLLAAIPLLTAVYLFAVRSRRRRLERFGNPQTLAELMPEASPTRMRNKAVFFLTALALLAVAMARPQLGSKLREVEREGVEIMIAVDVSNSMLARDFEPNRLERTKYAVEKVLEGLEEDKVGVIVFAGDAYVQLPITSDYLTARNFVAQISPNMVSKQGTALGSAISLAASSFTSGSENSRVVILITDGENHEDDPLAAAEHAASQGVKIYTIGIGTPEGAPIELGGDFIRDENGDIVVSKLDEKTLQEIALATGGAYVRAGNQSIGLQEVIARINETEKAHLSEMVFEEYDERYQYLLVAVLFLLLAEFALLPRRNRLLARYNIFGRKDSGTSR; this comes from the coding sequence ATGTTGAAATTCGCGGTTCCGGATTATTTGTACCTGTTGGCGGCGATACCGCTGCTGACGGCGGTGTATCTGTTTGCCGTTCGGTCGCGCCGCAGAAGGCTGGAGCGTTTCGGCAATCCGCAGACGCTTGCAGAACTCATGCCGGAGGCTTCGCCGACGCGTATGCGCAACAAGGCGGTGTTTTTTTTGACGGCGCTGGCGTTGCTTGCAGTGGCGATGGCCCGTCCGCAGCTCGGTTCCAAACTCCGGGAGGTGGAGCGCGAAGGGGTGGAGATAATGATAGCGGTCGATGTCTCCAACTCCATGCTGGCCCGCGATTTCGAACCCAACCGGCTCGAACGTACCAAATATGCCGTAGAAAAGGTGTTGGAGGGGTTGGAGGAGGATAAGGTGGGCGTCATCGTCTTCGCAGGGGACGCCTACGTGCAGCTTCCCATTACGTCCGATTATCTGACGGCCCGCAACTTCGTGGCGCAGATATCGCCCAATATGGTCTCCAAACAGGGTACCGCGCTCGGCAGTGCCATTTCGCTCGCAGCTTCGTCGTTCACGTCGGGGAGCGAGAACAGCCGTGTCGTCATCCTCATCACCGATGGGGAGAACCATGAAGACGACCCGCTCGCGGCCGCGGAACATGCCGCTTCGCAGGGCGTGAAGATTTATACCATCGGGATAGGTACGCCCGAGGGGGCTCCCATCGAGCTCGGCGGTGATTTCATCCGGGACGAGAACGGCGATATCGTGGTGTCCAAGCTGGATGAAAAGACGCTGCAGGAGATAGCCCTTGCGACCGGAGGGGCCTACGTGCGTGCCGGCAACCAGTCGATAGGACTGCAGGAGGTAATCGCCCGGATAAACGAAACCGAAAAGGCGCACCTGTCGGAGATGGTCTTCGAGGAGTACGACGAACGTTACCAATACCTGCTTGTTGCAGTGCTTTTCCTGCTGTTGGCTGAGTTCGCCCTTCTGCCCCGCCGGAACCGCCTGCTCGCCCGCTACAACATCTTCGGCCGGAAAGATTCCGGTACGAGCCGTTAG
- a CDS encoding vWA domain-containing protein, producing the protein MKITQFANPELLWLLVLLLPMAALYVWRVRRGGSALRISSVVPLEGVSRGVRYWARHLPFVLRCTAVALLVVALARPQNSEKGSSTTTEGIDIVLAMDVSTSMLARDFEPDRITAAKDVAAKFVADRPNDRIGIVAFAGESFTQSPLTTDRSTLQTLLGQISTGMIEDGTAIGNGLATAVNRLRESDAKSKVVILLTDGVNNAGQVSPATAADIAASYGIRVYTIGVGTRGTAPYPVQDMWGMVRYVPMPVEIDEEILTDIASRTGGEYFRATDAGTLAEVYSRINEMEKSRVETSEYMTHTELAGRYMLWAFILLAAEFLVRFLWLRRLP; encoded by the coding sequence ATGAAGATAACGCAATTCGCCAATCCGGAACTGTTGTGGCTGCTGGTCCTGTTGCTGCCGATGGCCGCGCTTTATGTGTGGCGCGTCCGCCGGGGCGGTTCTGCGTTGCGCATCTCTTCGGTCGTCCCGCTGGAGGGAGTGTCCAGAGGGGTGAGGTATTGGGCGCGGCACCTGCCGTTCGTATTGCGCTGTACGGCGGTGGCGCTGCTCGTGGTGGCGTTGGCCCGGCCGCAGAACTCCGAGAAGGGGAGCTCCACGACCACCGAAGGTATCGATATCGTGCTGGCGATGGACGTATCGACCAGCATGCTGGCCCGCGACTTTGAACCCGACCGTATCACGGCGGCAAAGGACGTGGCCGCCAAATTCGTGGCCGACAGACCCAACGACCGCATCGGTATCGTGGCCTTCGCGGGTGAGAGTTTCACGCAGAGTCCCCTGACGACCGACCGGAGTACGCTCCAGACGTTGTTGGGGCAGATTAGTACCGGCATGATAGAGGACGGTACGGCGATAGGCAACGGCTTGGCCACGGCTGTCAACCGGCTCCGCGAAAGCGATGCCAAGAGCAAGGTGGTCATCTTGCTGACCGACGGCGTGAACAATGCGGGCCAGGTGTCGCCCGCCACGGCGGCCGATATCGCCGCCTCGTACGGAATACGCGTTTATACGATAGGTGTCGGGACGCGCGGAACGGCTCCCTATCCGGTGCAGGACATGTGGGGCATGGTGCGTTACGTTCCCATGCCGGTGGAGATAGACGAAGAGATACTCACCGACATCGCTTCGCGTACCGGAGGGGAGTATTTCCGGGCCACCGATGCGGGGACGCTGGCGGAGGTGTATTCCCGTATAAACGAAATGGAGAAGAGCCGGGTAGAGACCAGCGAGTATATGACGCATACGGAGCTGGCCGGAAGGTACATGCTTTGGGCGTTCATTCTGCTCGCGGCGGAGTTCCTCGTGCGTTTCCTTTGGCTCAGGCGGCTGCCGTAA
- a CDS encoding tetratricopeptide repeat protein, giving the protein MGRRAVKRAVGAVLFAAALLWCGGVTAQQHPERRHLRAGNRSYEAQEYAAGAEAFREALAKEPSSFAAAFNLADALYKQGDYAGAAEVLGALAERSDLTPGQRAKVFHNLGNDMFAQQKLKEAADFYKQSLRENPADLETKYNLAYVQKLLEEQQQEGGGGDDRNQNQNQDQDQNGNQNRDGDREQNRDGSENRDEGGNDRPDDRNDSDGDDSSDDRDDGGSAGDDSGPKRESREQETPGGMSREDAENILDAMQQQEDRTREKVNAQRAVGVARSGKNW; this is encoded by the coding sequence ATGGGAAGGAGAGCCGTTAAACGGGCCGTCGGGGCCGTTCTGTTTGCAGCCGCGCTCCTGTGGTGCGGCGGGGTTACCGCGCAGCAGCATCCCGAGCGCCGTCACCTGCGCGCCGGCAACCGCAGTTACGAGGCGCAGGAGTATGCCGCGGGGGCGGAGGCTTTCCGCGAGGCGCTCGCCAAGGAACCTTCATCGTTCGCGGCCGCGTTCAATCTGGCCGATGCGCTTTACAAGCAGGGAGATTATGCCGGGGCCGCCGAAGTGCTCGGTGCATTGGCCGAACGTTCCGACCTGACGCCCGGTCAGCGGGCCAAGGTTTTCCACAACCTGGGCAACGACATGTTCGCACAGCAGAAACTGAAAGAGGCGGCCGATTTCTACAAGCAGTCGCTTCGTGAAAATCCGGCCGACCTTGAAACGAAATACAATCTTGCGTATGTCCAGAAACTGCTCGAAGAGCAGCAACAGGAGGGCGGCGGAGGCGACGACCGGAATCAAAACCAGAACCAGGACCAGGACCAAAATGGAAATCAGAACCGCGACGGCGACCGGGAGCAGAATCGGGACGGTTCGGAGAACCGTGACGAGGGTGGAAATGACCGTCCGGATGACCGGAACGACTCCGACGGGGACGACAGCTCCGACGACCGGGACGACGGCGGAAGTGCCGGGGATGACTCCGGGCCGAAAAGGGAGTCCCGAGAGCAGGAGACTCCGGGCGGCATGAGCCGTGAGGATGCCGAGAATATTCTGGATGCCATGCAGCAGCAGGAGGACAGGACGCGTGAGAAGGTAAATGCCCAGCGTGCGGTCGGTGTGGCCCGGTCGGGAAAGAACTGGTAG